A window of the Cucurbita pepo subsp. pepo cultivar mu-cu-16 chromosome LG01, ASM280686v2, whole genome shotgun sequence genome harbors these coding sequences:
- the LOC111794647 gene encoding cysteine-rich repeat secretory protein 12-like isoform X1, which produces MPSPLPFSSFLIFFFGASLIFTPPSSSSSSSSFDTFLFGGCTLQKYTPNSPYPSNLNLLLSRLVTTSATIPYNNVTVLGSSPQDTIYGLYQCRGDLPPNDCYQCVTRAVTRLGSMCTDAYGAALQLDGCFVKYDNKRFFGVEDKTVVVKKCGPSIGSDFDALTGLDPALAQLVTSGGTYRASGAGDVRSVAQCVGDLSVGGCQDCISEAIRRLKSACGPSAWGDLFLAKCYARFTRGATHAEGNGYGYGYDANGNDDSKDNNSKTNKTIAIIIGLIAGIALLILFITWLNKRYEKGHGCR; this is translated from the exons ATGCCATCACCACTTcctttctcttcctttctcatatttttcttcGGAGCTTCCCTAATTTTCACACctccatcatcttcttcttcttcttcttccttcgaCACCTTCCTCTTCGGCGGCTGCACCCTTCAAAAATACACTCCCAATTCCCCTTACCCTTCCAATCTCAACCTCCTCCTCTCCCGCCTCGTCACCACCTCCGCCACCATCCCTTACAACAACGTCACCGTCTTGGGCTCTTCCCCACAGGACACCATCTACGGCCTCTACCAATGTCGTGGCGACCTCCCCCCCAACGACTGCTACCAGTGCGTCACTCGAGCTGTCACCCGCCTCGGGTCCATGTGCACCGACGCATACGGCGCTGCGCTGCAGTTGGACGGCTGTTTCGTCAAGTACGACAACAAACGCTTCTTTGGAGTGGAGGACAAGACGGTTGTGGTGAAGAAATGTGGGCCGTCGATTGGGTCTGACTTCGACGCGTTGACTGGCCTTGATCCTGCTCTCGCGCAGTTGGTTACCAGTGGTGGGACCTACAGAGCTAGTGGGGCCGGCGATGTACGGAGTGTGGCGCAATGCGTTGGTGATTTGAGCGTGGGAGGGTGTCAGGATTGCATATCTGAAGCCATCCGACGGCTTAAATCAGCTTGTGGACCTTCCGCTTGGGGAGATTTGTTTTTGGCCAAATGCTACGCGCGGTTTACTAGAGGTGCAACTCACGCGGAGGGAAATGGATATGGATATGGATATGATGCAAATGGAAATG ATGATTCAAAGGATAATAACAGTAAGACCAACAAGACAATAGCGATCATTATTGGACTCATTGCCGGTATTGCCTTGCTCATCTTATTTATCACTTGGCTCAACAAAAGATATGAGAAAGGCCACG GTTGTAGATAA
- the LOC111794647 gene encoding cysteine-rich repeat secretory protein 60-like isoform X2, translated as MPSPLPFSSFLIFFFGASLIFTPPSSSSSSSSFDTFLFGGCTLQKYTPNSPYPSNLNLLLSRLVTTSATIPYNNVTVLGSSPQDTIYGLYQCRGDLPPNDCYQCVTRAVTRLGSMCTDAYGAALQLDGCFVKYDNKRFFGVEDKTVVVKKCGPSIGSDFDALTGLDPALAQLVTSGGTYRASGAGDVRSVAQCVGDLSVGGCQDCISEAIRRLKSACGPSAWGDLFLAKCYARFTRGATHAEGNGYGYGYDANGNGRY; from the coding sequence ATGCCATCACCACTTcctttctcttcctttctcatatttttcttcGGAGCTTCCCTAATTTTCACACctccatcatcttcttcttcttcttcttccttcgaCACCTTCCTCTTCGGCGGCTGCACCCTTCAAAAATACACTCCCAATTCCCCTTACCCTTCCAATCTCAACCTCCTCCTCTCCCGCCTCGTCACCACCTCCGCCACCATCCCTTACAACAACGTCACCGTCTTGGGCTCTTCCCCACAGGACACCATCTACGGCCTCTACCAATGTCGTGGCGACCTCCCCCCCAACGACTGCTACCAGTGCGTCACTCGAGCTGTCACCCGCCTCGGGTCCATGTGCACCGACGCATACGGCGCTGCGCTGCAGTTGGACGGCTGTTTCGTCAAGTACGACAACAAACGCTTCTTTGGAGTGGAGGACAAGACGGTTGTGGTGAAGAAATGTGGGCCGTCGATTGGGTCTGACTTCGACGCGTTGACTGGCCTTGATCCTGCTCTCGCGCAGTTGGTTACCAGTGGTGGGACCTACAGAGCTAGTGGGGCCGGCGATGTACGGAGTGTGGCGCAATGCGTTGGTGATTTGAGCGTGGGAGGGTGTCAGGATTGCATATCTGAAGCCATCCGACGGCTTAAATCAGCTTGTGGACCTTCCGCTTGGGGAGATTTGTTTTTGGCCAAATGCTACGCGCGGTTTACTAGAGGTGCAACTCACGCGGAGGGAAATGGATATGGATATGGATATGATGCAAATGGAAATGGTAGGTACTAA